Proteins co-encoded in one Klebsiella michiganensis genomic window:
- the tdh gene encoding L-threonine 3-dehydrogenase (converts threonine and NAD to 1,2-amino-3-oxobutanoate and NADH; functions in threonine catabolism), producing MKALAKLKAEEGIWMTDAPKPEMGHNDLLIKIRKTAICGTDVHIYNWDEWSQKTIPVPMVVGHEYVGEVVGIGQEVKGFKIGDRVSGEGHITCGHCRNCRGGRTHLCRNTTGVGVNRPGCFAEYLVIPAFNAFKIPDNISDDLASIFDPFGNAVHTALSFDLVGEDVLVSGAGPIGIMAAAVAKHVGARNVVITDVNEYRLELAREMGITRAVNVSKESLQDVMSELGMTEGFDVGLEMSGAPPAFRTMLDTMNHGGRIAMLGIPPSDMSIDWTKVIFKGLFIKGIYGREMFETWYKMAALIQSGLDLSPIITHRFSIDEFQKGFDAMRSGQSGKVILSWD from the coding sequence ATGAAAGCATTAGCAAAACTGAAAGCGGAAGAAGGCATCTGGATGACGGATGCTCCTAAGCCGGAGATGGGTCATAACGATCTGCTGATCAAAATTCGTAAAACGGCGATTTGCGGGACCGACGTCCATATTTACAACTGGGACGAATGGTCGCAAAAAACCATTCCTGTTCCTATGGTTGTGGGCCACGAATATGTGGGTGAAGTGGTCGGCATTGGCCAGGAAGTGAAAGGTTTTAAGATTGGCGATCGCGTTTCCGGCGAAGGGCACATCACCTGTGGCCACTGCCGTAACTGCCGCGGCGGGCGCACCCACCTGTGCCGCAACACCACCGGGGTTGGTGTGAACCGCCCAGGCTGTTTTGCTGAGTATTTGGTGATCCCGGCATTTAATGCGTTCAAGATTCCGGACAATATCTCAGACGACCTGGCTTCCATCTTCGACCCGTTCGGCAACGCAGTGCACACGGCACTTTCGTTCGACCTGGTGGGCGAAGATGTACTGGTCTCCGGCGCTGGCCCTATCGGGATCATGGCCGCGGCAGTAGCGAAGCATGTTGGTGCGCGTAACGTGGTGATTACCGACGTGAACGAATATCGCCTCGAGCTGGCGCGTGAAATGGGTATTACTCGCGCGGTTAACGTCAGTAAAGAAAGCCTGCAGGACGTGATGAGCGAGCTGGGGATGACCGAAGGGTTTGACGTGGGGCTGGAGATGTCCGGTGCGCCACCGGCGTTCCGCACCATGCTGGATACCATGAATCACGGTGGCCGCATTGCGATGCTGGGCATCCCGCCATCAGATATGTCTATCGACTGGACCAAGGTTATCTTTAAAGGGCTGTTTATTAAAGGTATCTATGGGCGCGAGATGTTTGAAACCTGGTACAAGATGGCCGCACTGATTCAGTCTGGCCTGGATCTGTCCCCGATTATCACCCACCGCTTCTCCATCGATGAGTTCCAGAAAGGCTTTGACGCGATGCGCTCCGGTCAGTCCGGCAAAGTTATCCTCAGCTGGGATTAA